A single genomic interval of Selenobaculum gibii harbors:
- a CDS encoding CatB-related O-acetyltransferase, protein MIIQVDFANFDTNVRKIFLDKNNEYTAVTLGPGSYFVNGNLEFGSLECHVLIGRYSSLGHRLIFEVGLNHDYHQVTTYPFADLIKKDGQNHADSVNRCQVVIGNDVWIGCDVTIMGGVHIGNGAVIGAGAVIAKNVPPYAVVVGNPAKVIKYRFPENIIEKLQKIKWWNWPEDKIKNTIDEMKTPDVFVEKFNPKTNVNILTEAAVELQGLKQDGYEIFCFAVDFSDKKPVWEKVISQYLNKYTLADKKTLLLEVSPKDMESKEMQEIHLMLQQAGENAPLIMSHNTKDEIPVDVLSSIDIFITNKEDISSQYIDYATDYGVELLFGTDAIIFKDKMVSIV, encoded by the coding sequence ATGATTATTCAAGTTGATTTTGCGAATTTTGATACTAACGTGCGGAAAATATTTTTAGATAAAAACAATGAATATACAGCAGTGACTTTAGGCCCTGGCTCATATTTTGTAAATGGAAACTTAGAATTTGGATCTTTAGAGTGTCATGTGCTAATTGGACGATATTCTTCGCTTGGGCATCGACTTATATTTGAAGTAGGACTGAATCATGATTATCATCAAGTTACAACGTATCCATTTGCTGACTTAATAAAAAAAGATGGGCAAAATCATGCAGATAGCGTTAATCGTTGTCAGGTTGTTATTGGCAATGATGTTTGGATTGGCTGTGATGTTACGATTATGGGAGGTGTCCATATCGGTAATGGAGCAGTCATTGGAGCTGGTGCAGTTATTGCAAAGAATGTCCCTCCCTATGCAGTTGTTGTAGGAAATCCAGCAAAGGTTATAAAATATCGCTTTCCAGAAAATATAATAGAAAAATTACAAAAAATAAAGTGGTGGAATTGGCCGGAAGATAAAATAAAGAATACTATTGACGAAATGAAAACTCCCGATGTTTTTGTAGAGAAATTTAACCCGAAAACAAATGTTAATATCTTAACAGAGGCAGCAGTGGAATTGCAAGGGTTGAAACAAGATGGATATGAGATATTTTGTTTTGCTGTAGACTTTTCTGATAAAAAGCCAGTATGGGAAAAAGTTATTAGCCAGTATTTAAATAAATATACTTTAGCTGATAAAAAGACGTTGTTGCTAGAAGTATCACCTAAAGATATGGAATCAAAGGAGATGCAAGAAATACATTTGATGTTACAACAAGCGGGCGAAAATGCTCCGCTTATTATGAGCCATAATACAAAAGATGAAATACCAGTAGATGTATTAAGTAGTATAGATATATTTATCACGAATAAAGAGGATATTTCTTCAC
- a CDS encoding O-linked N-acetylglucosamine transferase family protein has product MDKFEQVKQRILEFAYQKDFVAAERELNKAIKDYPNNAELFGMVAGLYIEIGDYSQAEAFARQAMRADKSYIFAYFLLARIKNNEGKYNEAIEILDKLQIDYEGHIPQEMITLICNLYGYIYKILGKPEQAARYYLKASQYAPHIWQKTENYSSYLFNLNYLSNISDQVLFNEHTKYNDLFLNIKQYQHKLFKSHKKIKIGYISPDLRKHVVVYFVYQLMKRYTHDLFEVYCYSLGQEDNISLQLKSFVDKWVNVATLKDCEIAELIYKDEIDILIDFAGHTRNNSLPILAYKPAPVQMSGIGYFNTTGLKAIDYFITDVYVDPIGQNDELFTEKLLRLPQTHFCYTPPATMVECSDPAYTKNGYITFGSFNNFTKVNDEVLATWAKILAKASNAKLLLKSAIFANAKAKKEIIKRIYLAGIKINQVELRPESKDYLTEYKDVDIALDPFPYPGGATTCEALYMGVPVITLAGKRHGSRFGYSLLKNLNLDDCIAFSKEEYIEKAVALANDFERIDFLHQNIRLIMQKSPLMDGKTYLANIEIAYEKIWLENKLINLPVDRVFLNNLAIEFTKNHEYLNALACGEKILSINQNDCEGLHVKAVAYMNMNRLALAQEIVAKIIAIDEMYIGAYMVLAHIYKRKGEVVNQIEILDMVIALVESIQVERRTIQYQNAYSEALSMLGAAQILLGNVHKGIQSFLSSSQVERNPSQQLMEYSNYLLATNYVYDITNQVRFGLHKQYNKFFAHVKRLNHISMRKNKIRVGYISPDFRCHPVMDFSMALFTDFNHNKFEVFAYYTGRADHITEKIKKMVTKFIHINGTTDEAAAKLIADDNIDILVDLSGHTANSCLSILAYKPAPVQICGLGYFNTTGLNSVDYFIGDKYCDNGNAENFFVEKIIRLPNSHFCYFPQQIFPDIKVLPSVKNGYITFGSFNNFAKVNDEVIAIWGYILTNVPRSKIILKSKGFAFADVRKAVYKRFAKIGIEEKRIDLRDFSENYLEEYNEIDIALDSFPYTGGATTCEALYMGVPVLTLCGDTHGSRFGYSILKNIGLNDWIAFSKTEYIEKATSLAREKSKLVQLRNSLRTMVENSPLMDRKLYMENIELEYERIYRKNIRTNYHWENSQKYDTKNNEMEVFKGITSIIILAHNQLDYTKGCIESIRQYTEPNAYEIIIIDNASTDGTKEWLAQQSDITVIYNDENLGFPKGCNQGIAVAKGSEILLLNNDVVVTARWLDNLKAALYSSSKVGAVGAITNNAANRQSIPTSYNSIAEMQVFANENNNSNAMYWERRLKLIGFCMLIKSDIVKKIGILDERFTPGNFEDDDYSLRIIQEGYELLLCYDVFIHHYGSATFEKILSEAEQYYELLKVNRDKFTKKWGFNDKNKISFSWILSQVDFSISDINILNIGCGCGSDFLRISQINKSAKLYGIEKNEKAARFACRYAQIAVGNIHTMVLDYEKEQFDYILINYGIENLEQFEQLLAKVLPYLKSTGTIHFTMKHMLYYPVVANFVSCKELGNTYSYFAEENIKSFLERNNFILTKCSIKKEFFAANIFEYISMIKASGINVNADNFSSEFCYVQAKKIIKI; this is encoded by the coding sequence ATGGATAAGTTTGAACAAGTAAAACAACGAATTTTAGAGTTTGCGTATCAAAAAGATTTTGTTGCGGCAGAACGAGAATTAAATAAGGCAATAAAAGATTATCCAAACAATGCAGAATTGTTTGGAATGGTGGCAGGTTTATATATTGAAATTGGTGATTACTCTCAAGCTGAAGCATTTGCTAGGCAGGCAATGCGAGCAGATAAGTCATATATATTTGCTTATTTCTTGTTAGCTCGGATAAAAAATAATGAGGGCAAATATAATGAGGCTATTGAAATATTGGATAAGCTACAGATTGATTATGAAGGACATATCCCGCAAGAAATGATAACATTAATTTGTAACTTGTATGGATATATTTATAAAATTTTGGGTAAACCTGAGCAAGCTGCAAGGTATTATTTAAAAGCTAGCCAATATGCGCCACATATATGGCAAAAAACTGAAAACTATAGTAGTTATCTATTTAACCTTAATTATTTATCGAATATTTCCGATCAAGTCTTATTTAATGAACATACTAAATATAATGACTTGTTCCTCAATATTAAACAATATCAGCATAAGCTGTTTAAATCACATAAAAAAATAAAAATTGGCTATATTTCACCAGATTTACGCAAACATGTCGTTGTATATTTTGTATATCAGCTAATGAAACGTTATACCCATGATTTATTTGAAGTATACTGTTATTCTTTGGGACAGGAAGATAATATTAGTCTACAACTAAAAAGTTTTGTTGATAAATGGGTCAATGTAGCTACTCTTAAAGACTGTGAAATTGCTGAATTAATATATAAAGACGAAATTGATATATTAATAGATTTTGCCGGACATACACGAAATAATTCCTTGCCAATACTAGCATATAAGCCAGCTCCTGTACAGATGAGTGGCATTGGTTATTTTAATACGACGGGGTTAAAAGCGATTGATTATTTTATTACTGATGTTTACGTTGATCCAATTGGACAGAATGATGAGCTGTTTACGGAAAAACTGTTACGTTTACCACAAACGCATTTTTGTTATACGCCACCAGCTACTATGGTTGAATGTAGTGATCCAGCATACACGAAAAACGGCTATATAACGTTTGGATCATTTAATAATTTTACAAAGGTAAATGATGAGGTATTAGCTACATGGGCAAAAATATTAGCGAAAGCTTCAAATGCTAAATTGCTATTAAAAAGTGCTATTTTTGCTAATGCAAAAGCAAAAAAAGAAATTATAAAAAGGATATATCTAGCAGGGATAAAAATAAATCAAGTTGAGTTAAGACCAGAAAGTAAAGATTATTTAACCGAATATAAGGATGTTGATATTGCCCTTGACCCATTTCCTTATCCAGGTGGAGCAACCACTTGTGAAGCACTTTATATGGGGGTGCCTGTGATTACCTTAGCTGGCAAACGGCACGGTTCAAGGTTTGGATATAGCTTACTAAAGAATTTAAATTTAGACGATTGTATAGCTTTTTCTAAAGAAGAATATATTGAAAAAGCTGTTGCTCTAGCTAATGATTTTGAGAGAATAGATTTTCTTCATCAAAACATACGCTTGATTATGCAGAAATCTCCATTGATGGATGGAAAAACTTATTTGGCGAATATAGAAATAGCATATGAGAAGATTTGGCTAGAAAATAAATTAATTAATTTACCAGTAGACCGAGTTTTCTTAAATAATTTAGCGATTGAGTTTACCAAGAATCATGAGTATCTTAATGCACTTGCGTGTGGAGAAAAGATACTTAGTATAAATCAGAATGATTGTGAAGGTTTACATGTTAAGGCAGTTGCTTACATGAATATGAACAGGTTAGCACTAGCTCAAGAAATAGTTGCTAAAATAATCGCTATTGATGAAATGTATATTGGCGCCTATATGGTATTGGCTCATATCTATAAACGCAAGGGTGAAGTGGTCAATCAAATTGAGATATTAGACATGGTGATTGCTTTAGTGGAGAGTATCCAAGTGGAAAGGCGAACAATACAATATCAAAATGCTTATAGTGAAGCGTTGAGTATGTTGGGGGCGGCTCAGATTCTATTGGGGAATGTTCATAAAGGTATTCAAAGTTTTTTGTCATCAAGTCAAGTTGAACGAAATCCGTCGCAGCAGCTAATGGAATATAGTAACTATTTGTTGGCAACAAATTATGTATATGATATAACAAACCAAGTGAGGTTTGGTCTACACAAGCAATATAACAAATTTTTTGCTCATGTGAAACGGTTAAATCATATATCAATGAGAAAAAATAAAATTCGTGTAGGTTATATATCCCCGGATTTTCGCTGTCATCCGGTGATGGATTTTTCAATGGCTTTATTTACTGATTTTAATCATAATAAATTTGAAGTATTTGCTTATTATACGGGTAGAGCAGATCATATTACTGAAAAAATAAAAAAAATGGTAACAAAATTTATCCATATAAATGGGACAACCGATGAAGCTGCGGCTAAGTTAATTGCTGATGACAATATAGATATACTCGTTGATTTATCTGGGCACACTGCTAATTCCTGTTTGTCAATACTCGCCTATAAGCCTGCCCCTGTACAAATCTGTGGGTTAGGATATTTTAATACTACCGGACTTAACTCAGTTGACTATTTTATTGGAGATAAATATTGTGATAACGGAAATGCAGAAAACTTTTTTGTGGAGAAAATAATTCGGTTGCCAAATAGTCATTTTTGCTATTTCCCTCAACAAATATTTCCTGACATTAAAGTGTTGCCAAGCGTAAAAAATGGTTATATAACGTTTGGCTCCTTTAATAATTTTGCTAAAGTAAATGACGAAGTCATAGCCATATGGGGATATATACTAACGAATGTACCACGCAGTAAAATTATTCTCAAAAGTAAAGGCTTTGCGTTTGCTGACGTACGTAAAGCGGTATATAAACGATTTGCTAAGATTGGAATTGAAGAAAAACGAATTGATCTAAGAGATTTTTCAGAAAATTACCTTGAAGAATATAATGAAATAGATATAGCCTTAGATTCATTTCCTTATACAGGTGGTGCGACAACCTGTGAGGCTCTATACATGGGAGTACCGGTCTTAACACTATGTGGTGATACACATGGAAGCAGGTTTGGGTATAGCATATTGAAAAATATTGGATTAAACGACTGGATTGCTTTTAGTAAAACTGAATATATAGAAAAAGCAACAAGCTTAGCAAGAGAGAAAAGTAAATTAGTCCAGTTGAGAAATTCGCTTCGGACAATGGTAGAAAATTCACCGCTGATGGATAGAAAATTATATATGGAAAATATTGAACTAGAATATGAGCGGATATACAGGAAGAATATTAGAACAAATTATCATTGGGAAAATAGTCAAAAATATGATACTAAAAATAATGAAATGGAAGTATTTAAAGGGATAACTAGTATTATTATCTTAGCTCATAATCAATTAGATTATACGAAAGGCTGTATTGAAAGTATTCGTCAGTACACAGAACCTAATGCCTACGAAATTATCATTATTGACAATGCTTCAACGGATGGAACAAAGGAATGGCTAGCACAACAGAGTGATATAACAGTTATTTATAATGATGAAAATTTGGGTTTCCCTAAGGGCTGCAATCAAGGGATTGCAGTTGCGAAGGGAAGTGAAATCCTGTTGCTTAATAATGATGTCGTTGTAACAGCAAGATGGTTAGATAATTTAAAAGCAGCTTTATATAGTAGTAGTAAAGTCGGTGCGGTAGGTGCGATCACAAACAATGCCGCTAATAGGCAAAGTATCCCTACGTCATATAATTCAATTGCAGAGATGCAGGTATTTGCTAATGAAAATAACAATTCTAATGCTATGTATTGGGAAAGACGTCTAAAATTAATTGGGTTTTGCATGTTGATAAAATCTGATATTGTAAAAAAAATAGGCATATTAGATGAAAGGTTTACGCCAGGAAATTTTGAGGATGATGACTATTCACTGAGAATAATTCAGGAAGGGTATGAGCTACTACTTTGTTATGATGTCTTTATTCATCATTATGGTAGTGCGACATTTGAAAAAATACTAAGTGAAGCAGAACAGTATTATGAATTATTAAAGGTCAACAGAGATAAATTTACGAAAAAATGGGGATTTAATGATAAAAATAAAATTTCCTTTTCGTGGATATTAAGTCAAGTGGATTTCTCGATTTCTGATATAAATATTTTAAATATTGGTTGTGGGTGTGGGAGTGATTTTCTTAGAATTAGTCAGATTAATAAGTCAGCGAAGCTTTATGGAATTGAAAAAAATGAAAAGGCTGCTCGATTTGCTTGCAGATATGCACAGATAGCTGTTGGGAATATCCATACAATGGTCTTAGATTATGAAAAAGAGCAATTTGATTATATTTTAATAAACTATGGAATTGAAAATTTGGAACAATTTGAGCAACTTTTAGCAAAAGTATTGCCGTATTTAAAGTCGACTGGTACCATTCATTTTACGATGAAGCATATGTTATATTATCCTGTAGTTGCTAATTTTGTATCTTGCAAAGAATTGGGTAATACATACAGTTATTTTGCTGAAGAAAATATTAAATCTTTTTTGGAAAGAAATAATTTTATTTTGACTAAATGTAGTATTAAAAAAGAATTTTTTGCCGCAAATATATTTGAGTATATATCTATGATTAAAGCTTCGGGCATTAATGTTAATGCAGATAATTTTTCGTCAGAATTTTGCTATGTTCAGGCTAAAAAAATAATTAAAATATAA